The following proteins are co-located in the Phyllostomus discolor isolate MPI-MPIP mPhyDis1 chromosome 1, mPhyDis1.pri.v3, whole genome shotgun sequence genome:
- the LOC114492560 gene encoding small ubiquitin-related modifier 1-like — protein MSDQEAKPSTEDLGDKKEGEYIKLKVIGQDSSEIHSKVKMTTHLKKLKESYCQRQGVPMNSLRFLFEGQRIADNHTPKELGMEEGDVIKVYQEQTGGHSMVKIFFLFYLLFPQSFFIFKNSSFVMWWSELN, from the coding sequence ATGTCTGACCAGGAGGCAAAACCTTCAACTGAGGACTTGGGCGATAAGAAGGAAGGAGAATACATTAAACTCAAAGTTATTGGACAGGATAGCAGTGAGATTCACTCCAAAGTGAAAATGACAACACATCTCAAGAAACTCAAAGAATCATACTGTCAAAGACAGGGAGTTCCAATGAATTCACTCAGGTTTCTCTTTGAAGGTCAGAGAATTGCTGATAATCACACTCCAAAAGAACTGGGAATGGAGGAAGGAGATGTGATTAAAGTTTATCAGGAACAAACAGGGGGTCATTCAATGGTtaagatattctttttattttatttacttttccctcagtccttttttatttttaaaaatagttcttttgTAATGTGGTGGTCAGAATTGAATTGA